A single Haloglycomyces albus DSM 45210 DNA region contains:
- a CDS encoding DUF1707 SHOCT-like domain-containing protein, translating to MANKNNEIGDGGFDVANSPPETRLGHRERLYLDSLLNRSVEDGYLELDEYEKRLENVFDAKTLGAAERELADLPLYQQAVAGGQVSHGTPAWIKWVWFGLSIPMATTTSIWMAVFLLTGEHQNMWPIWVLIPLLIAGGALTIAERSIIRPWWQEEQRKRRMRRVRKRFDD from the coding sequence ATGGCCAATAAGAACAACGAGATCGGCGACGGCGGATTCGATGTGGCTAACTCTCCCCCGGAAACACGGCTGGGGCATCGTGAACGACTCTATTTGGATTCACTTCTTAATCGCTCGGTGGAGGACGGATATCTCGAACTGGACGAATATGAGAAACGTCTGGAAAACGTGTTTGACGCCAAGACCTTGGGCGCAGCCGAACGAGAGCTGGCCGACCTTCCCCTCTATCAACAGGCCGTGGCCGGCGGACAAGTGTCGCACGGTACACCCGCGTGGATTAAATGGGTTTGGTTCGGTCTTTCCATTCCCATGGCCACGACCACCAGTATCTGGATGGCTGTTTTCCTTCTTACTGGGGAGCACCAGAACATGTGGCCGATTTGGGTATTGATACCACTCCTCATTGCTGGTGGGGCCCTGACGATTGCCGAACGGTCGATCATCCGTCCCTGGTGGCAGGAGGAACAGCGCAAGCGACGTATGCGACGTGTCCGTAAGCGTTTCGACGACTGA
- the orn gene encoding oligoribonuclease, translating into MSNNGNNNKSDRLVWADCEMTGLDPEAETLIEIAVIVTDADLNPLDEGIDIIVHADDEHLDNMVPVVSTMHAESGLTDAVRASTVTLSEADIAVTDYVKQFVPDANTAPLCGNSIATDRLFIRKYLPRLEAHLHYRMIDVSSVKELTRRWYPRVYQNQPGKGMAHRALADIRESIDEMTYYREAVFVPHPGPNSTQAAEIAAQVSARNWDASSDEVSEKEATSD; encoded by the coding sequence GTGAGTAATAACGGAAACAACAATAAATCCGACCGACTTGTCTGGGCCGACTGTGAAATGACCGGTCTCGACCCCGAGGCCGAAACCCTCATTGAAATCGCCGTCATCGTCACCGATGCTGATTTGAATCCACTGGATGAAGGAATCGACATCATCGTTCACGCCGACGACGAGCATCTCGACAACATGGTCCCCGTGGTCTCTACGATGCACGCCGAATCGGGACTCACCGACGCCGTGCGCGCGTCCACGGTCACCTTGTCCGAAGCCGACATCGCAGTGACCGATTACGTCAAACAATTCGTTCCCGATGCCAATACCGCTCCATTGTGCGGCAATTCCATTGCCACTGACCGTTTGTTCATCAGAAAGTACCTTCCCCGGCTCGAAGCACATCTCCACTACCGGATGATCGACGTCTCCAGCGTCAAAGAATTGACGCGTCGGTGGTACCCCCGCGTGTACCAGAATCAGCCCGGTAAAGGAATGGCACATCGCGCGCTGGCCGACATCCGAGAGAGCATCGACGAGATGACCTACTACCGAGAGGCCGTGTTTGTTCCCCACCCCGGGCCGAACAGCACGCAGGCGGCGGAGATAGCCGCTCAGGTGTCCGCTCGGAACTGGGACGCGTCCAGCGACGAGGTATCAGAAAAAGAAGCCACTTCGGACTGA
- the rpmD gene encoding 50S ribosomal protein L30: protein MSELKITQTRSLINKTPKQRATIQSLGLRRIRHSVLRPDTPDTRGMIAIVDHMVDVEEVEK, encoded by the coding sequence ATGTCAGAGTTGAAGATCACCCAGACCCGTTCGCTGATCAATAAGACCCCCAAACAGCGGGCCACGATCCAGTCGCTGGGACTGCGCCGTATTCGTCACTCGGTACTGCGCCCCGACACGCCGGACACCCGCGGCATGATCGCAATCGTCGACCACATGGTTGACGTCGAGGAGGTGGAGAAGTAA
- a CDS encoding C40 family peptidase translates to MPIENNSPHAQHAGHPLIRRSIAIVGAGLLGVGGAAVFGATPASADSAPTSVDYSEMSSEEIQTYLNDLTDEFGNVSDQVESWESQIKREQEVVDDAAETFDTHTSAFEVAADTLRDDELSLKQKVSDLYNVNNILDEKKDEALDASDTIDELETDINRAHGHLTDLTDDIATAHAAYTSTKKAEEEAEREKKELAEEAEAERKAAEEAAEESETDDSGSDTSEASESTDDTAGHDAQTGNAVADFAVAQIGKPYVFGATGPDAFDCSGLVSAAYSSAGINVSGNTWALWDQTSSVSRDQLQAGDLVFYNGQSHVGIYIGGGDVVHAPQPGESVKISNVDMMAIDGYKRA, encoded by the coding sequence GTGCCAATCGAAAACAACTCACCGCATGCGCAGCATGCCGGCCACCCGCTAATACGACGTTCCATCGCCATTGTGGGCGCCGGCTTGCTCGGAGTCGGTGGCGCCGCAGTTTTCGGCGCTACCCCGGCTTCAGCCGACAGCGCTCCCACCTCCGTCGACTACAGTGAAATGTCCAGCGAGGAAATCCAGACCTACTTGAACGACCTGACCGATGAGTTCGGGAACGTCTCCGACCAAGTGGAATCCTGGGAGTCGCAAATCAAGCGTGAGCAGGAGGTCGTCGACGACGCGGCTGAAACGTTCGACACGCATACGTCGGCGTTCGAGGTTGCGGCCGATACACTTCGCGACGACGAACTCTCACTGAAGCAAAAGGTCAGCGATCTCTACAACGTCAACAACATTCTCGATGAGAAAAAGGACGAGGCGCTCGACGCCTCCGACACTATCGACGAGTTGGAAACCGATATCAATCGTGCGCACGGACACCTAACGGACTTGACGGACGATATCGCCACCGCACATGCCGCCTACACCAGCACTAAGAAGGCTGAGGAAGAGGCCGAGCGTGAGAAGAAGGAGCTGGCAGAGGAAGCGGAGGCCGAGCGGAAGGCCGCTGAGGAAGCTGCTGAAGAATCCGAAACCGACGACTCCGGCTCAGACACCTCCGAGGCTTCGGAGAGCACTGACGATACCGCAGGGCATGATGCACAGACCGGCAATGCCGTCGCCGACTTCGCCGTGGCGCAAATCGGAAAGCCGTACGTTTTCGGAGCCACCGGCCCCGATGCGTTCGACTGTTCCGGTTTGGTGAGTGCCGCCTATTCATCCGCTGGAATCAACGTCAGTGGTAATACGTGGGCCTTGTGGGATCAGACCAGCTCTGTTTCCCGTGACCAGCTCCAAGCGGGCGACCTGGTGTTTTACAACGGGCAAAGCCACGTCGGAATCTACATCGGTGGTGGCGACGTCGTCCACGCGCCGCAACCCGGTGAATCGGTCAAGATCTCCAATGTCGACATGATGGCGATCGACGGTTACAAACGCGCTTAG
- the secY gene encoding preprotein translocase subunit SecY encodes MLSAFVSAFKTPDLRKKILFTLFIIALYRLGAQTPSPGIDYATVQACIAPLQDADSDSAGVFGILNLFTGGALLQLSVFALGVMPYITASIIMQLLTVVIPRLEQLRKEGQPGQAKINQYTRYLTVGLATLQAAGYIALARNGTLMGADCPGMLPNLSDQGIPFWLSIVTVVAVMVAGTTMIMWFGEQVTERGVGNGMSLMIFASIASALPGQFWTLQQTEGWFLFGIIVVVGIAIMVAVVFIEQSQRRIPVQYAKKMVGRRMYGGTNTYIPIKVNQAGIIPVIFGSSLLYIPTLLLQLNQGSDSAWVSFVSTYLTDQGSWVYISMYALMIIFFTYFYVSITFRADDIADNMKKAGGFVPGVRPGKPTASYLQQVLSRLTFPGSIYLALIAILPNLAIVIMGNQDLFAQFPFGGTSVLIMVGVGLESVRQIESQLEQRHYQGFLR; translated from the coding sequence TTGCTCTCCGCCTTCGTTAGCGCGTTCAAGACCCCTGACCTGCGCAAAAAAATACTCTTTACGCTTTTTATCATTGCGTTGTATCGTCTTGGGGCGCAAACACCGTCACCGGGCATTGACTATGCCACTGTGCAGGCATGTATCGCACCATTGCAGGATGCCGACAGTGACAGTGCCGGGGTCTTCGGTATTTTGAACCTGTTCACCGGTGGGGCCCTTCTGCAGTTGTCGGTGTTCGCCTTGGGTGTCATGCCCTACATCACGGCGTCGATCATCATGCAGTTGCTGACGGTGGTTATTCCCCGCTTGGAGCAGCTGCGTAAGGAAGGTCAGCCTGGGCAAGCCAAGATCAACCAGTACACCAGGTATTTGACGGTTGGCTTGGCGACCTTGCAGGCGGCCGGTTATATCGCGTTGGCAAGAAACGGAACCCTGATGGGGGCCGACTGTCCGGGTATGTTGCCGAACCTGTCTGATCAAGGAATTCCCTTCTGGTTGTCGATCGTCACCGTCGTAGCCGTTATGGTCGCGGGAACCACGATGATCATGTGGTTCGGTGAGCAGGTGACCGAACGCGGTGTCGGTAACGGTATGAGCCTGATGATCTTCGCTTCGATCGCGTCGGCGCTGCCAGGTCAGTTCTGGACGTTGCAGCAGACCGAGGGCTGGTTCCTCTTCGGGATCATCGTGGTCGTCGGTATCGCCATCATGGTCGCGGTCGTCTTCATCGAACAGTCGCAGCGTCGGATCCCCGTACAGTACGCGAAGAAGATGGTGGGGCGCCGGATGTACGGCGGCACCAACACCTATATCCCGATCAAGGTCAACCAGGCCGGTATCATTCCGGTCATCTTCGGTTCCTCGTTGCTGTACATCCCGACCCTGCTTCTCCAACTCAATCAGGGCAGTGACTCCGCTTGGGTCAGCTTTGTATCCACTTATCTGACCGACCAGGGCTCGTGGGTCTACATCAGCATGTACGCGCTGATGATCATCTTCTTCACGTACTTCTACGTGTCGATCACCTTCCGGGCCGACGACATCGCCGACAACATGAAGAAGGCCGGCGGCTTCGTCCCCGGTGTGCGCCCAGGTAAGCCGACGGCGTCTTACCTGCAGCAGGTTCTCTCCCGATTGACGTTCCCAGGGTCGATATACTTGGCCTTGATCGCGATTCTGCCGAACCTGGCGATCGTGATCATGGGTAATCAGGACCTGTTCGCACAGTTCCCCTTCGGTGGTACCTCGGTGCTGATCATGGTCGGTGTCGGTCTTGAATCGGTCCGACAGATCGAATCGCAGCTGGAGCAGCGTCACTACCAAGGCTTCCTGCGGTAA
- the argS gene encoding arginine--tRNA ligase, giving the protein MTPESLAEKVLSATVTAFNAAGLDTSVLPAKTTVERPRNPEHGDYASTIALQLAKKAGTQPRSLAEQIAAELVDAEGIESVELAGPGFLNITLAAGAAGEIVGTIVGQGAKFGTNTTMNSDRINLEFVSANPTGPVHLGATRWAAVGNALARVMQASGAEVVQEYYFNDAGAQIDRFAESLYAIAQGRDIPEDGYAGAYMEDIAQEIVDNNPDILESDNALRTFRNEGIDLMFADIKRSLADFGVEFDVYFNERDLHESHALEDALEKLSAAGHVFEKDGATWLRTTTFGDDKDRPLKKSDGAWTYFAADCAYYLNKRKRGFEHNVIMLAADHHGYVGRMNAMTQCFGDNPAHLELIIGQFVNLLKDGQPVRMSKRAGTVVTLDDVVEQIGVDATRYALARYSMDTPIDLDIDRWTRHNSDNPVYYVQYAHARISAVIRNAAEKGIILGGTYRAEELTHERELDLLKELAEFPNVVASAAELREIHRVARYAEGLAGAYHRFYSECRILPRDGEKLTETGLSRLWLAEATRITLRNALRMLGVSAPDRM; this is encoded by the coding sequence GTGACTCCAGAATCGCTCGCAGAAAAGGTCCTGTCCGCCACCGTGACGGCGTTCAACGCCGCCGGTCTTGACACGTCGGTGCTTCCGGCGAAGACCACCGTAGAGCGACCCCGAAATCCCGAGCACGGCGACTACGCCTCTACTATCGCCCTACAGTTGGCGAAGAAGGCGGGCACTCAACCGCGTTCGTTGGCCGAACAGATCGCCGCGGAACTCGTTGACGCGGAAGGCATTGAATCCGTCGAACTGGCCGGGCCAGGGTTTCTCAACATCACTCTCGCGGCCGGTGCGGCCGGAGAAATCGTGGGAACGATCGTGGGGCAAGGTGCCAAGTTCGGCACCAATACCACCATGAACAGCGACCGGATCAATCTGGAATTCGTCTCGGCCAACCCCACGGGTCCGGTGCATTTGGGCGCCACCCGGTGGGCGGCGGTCGGCAACGCTCTCGCTCGCGTGATGCAGGCATCGGGAGCCGAAGTGGTCCAGGAATACTACTTCAACGACGCCGGAGCACAGATCGACCGTTTCGCCGAGTCGCTGTACGCCATTGCTCAGGGGCGTGACATCCCCGAAGACGGGTACGCCGGGGCTTACATGGAAGACATCGCGCAGGAAATCGTGGACAACAATCCCGATATTCTTGAGTCGGACAATGCGCTGCGGACTTTCCGAAACGAGGGAATCGACCTCATGTTCGCCGATATCAAGCGTTCTCTCGCTGACTTCGGTGTCGAGTTCGATGTGTACTTCAACGAGCGTGACCTGCATGAATCGCACGCCCTTGAGGACGCCCTCGAAAAGTTGTCCGCCGCCGGCCACGTCTTCGAGAAGGACGGGGCCACCTGGCTGCGCACGACGACCTTTGGAGACGACAAGGATCGTCCCCTGAAGAAGTCGGATGGGGCGTGGACCTATTTCGCCGCCGACTGCGCGTATTACCTCAATAAACGTAAACGGGGATTCGAACACAACGTCATCATGCTGGCGGCCGATCACCATGGCTATGTCGGTCGCATGAACGCCATGACGCAGTGCTTCGGTGACAATCCCGCGCACCTTGAGCTCATCATCGGGCAGTTCGTCAATTTGCTGAAAGACGGGCAGCCGGTCCGCATGTCCAAGCGTGCCGGAACCGTCGTCACCTTGGACGACGTTGTGGAGCAGATCGGCGTCGACGCCACGCGTTACGCCTTGGCCCGTTACAGTATGGACACACCCATCGATCTCGACATTGATCGGTGGACGCGCCACAACAGCGACAATCCGGTGTATTACGTGCAGTACGCGCACGCTCGGATCAGCGCCGTTATTCGCAACGCCGCTGAAAAGGGCATTATTCTGGGTGGGACCTACCGGGCCGAAGAGCTCACTCACGAGCGCGAGCTTGACCTGTTGAAGGAGCTCGCCGAGTTCCCGAACGTGGTGGCCAGTGCGGCCGAGCTGCGGGAAATCCACCGTGTCGCGCGTTATGCCGAAGGGCTTGCGGGTGCCTACCACCGGTTCTACTCTGAGTGCCGGATTCTTCCCCGCGACGGCGAGAAGCTGACCGAGACCGGTCTGTCGCGATTGTGGCTGGCCGAGGCCACCCGTATCACCTTGCGGAACGCTCTCCGCATGCTGGGTGTGTCGGCTCCCGATCGAATGTAG
- a CDS encoding MerR family transcriptional regulator, with product MRIGELSQVTGIPVATIKYYVRERLLPRGVETSDRSMSYDASHIHRLLLIRTLADTTNLTISQIKEVLGAINRFGGSVHQAMAAGLAATHHTPHPTKAPETAVQQAQQTADRLLREHDWEDYAPETYRDSLLAILTAYYTLGYPDTPELFTMIANAAAQLAAGDLDIIDRATASEGELDAEWAVTSLLIGETLMSTLHRIAHTAASSWHQRGG from the coding sequence ATGAGGATAGGGGAACTATCGCAGGTCACGGGAATACCGGTGGCCACGATCAAGTACTACGTACGCGAGCGACTTCTCCCGCGTGGCGTGGAGACGTCCGATCGGAGCATGTCCTATGACGCATCACATATCCACCGCCTCCTTTTGATACGCACGCTGGCCGATACCACGAACCTGACGATCTCCCAGATCAAGGAGGTCCTCGGGGCGATCAACCGATTCGGTGGGAGTGTGCACCAAGCCATGGCCGCCGGACTGGCCGCCACACACCATACGCCACATCCCACCAAAGCCCCCGAAACCGCAGTACAACAAGCACAGCAAACCGCAGATCGCCTGCTACGGGAACACGATTGGGAGGACTACGCTCCCGAAACCTATCGCGATTCACTGCTGGCGATCCTGACCGCCTACTACACACTCGGCTACCCCGACACACCCGAACTGTTCACCATGATCGCCAACGCGGCCGCACAACTGGCGGCCGGAGACCTGGACATCATCGACCGAGCCACCGCCAGCGAGGGCGAACTGGATGCCGAATGGGCGGTGACGTCTCTCCTCATAGGCGAAACCCTAATGTCCACATTGCACCGAATAGCGCACACGGCGGCGAGCTCCTGGCACCAACGTGGTGGGTAG
- a CDS encoding sigma-70 family RNA polymerase sigma factor: MDNNTTPTLTTEEVAEERDLVGVYLHEISRTPLLDAAAEVDLAKAIEAGLYAAYLLKERTAPEGLSDKDLKRLIEEGARAKEQFIKANLRLVVSIARRYVRSGMPMLDLIQEGNTGLVRAVEKFDYARGYKFSTYATWWIRQAISRAIAQQERTVRLPVHLVEDVNRMRNVTRQLTRELGGEPDPEQIANALGVTVERVNELIRWSQDTVSLDTPIGDDGDTNLGDLVADSDEPGPEDLVLAGLERQRIEMMLNHLDERSAGIVKARYGLEDGREHSLTEVAHRFHLSRERIRQLEIQALARLKELANDQILAEAA, translated from the coding sequence GTGGACAACAACACTACACCCACCCTAACCACCGAAGAGGTCGCTGAAGAGCGGGACCTGGTAGGTGTCTACCTACACGAGATCTCGCGGACGCCGTTGTTGGACGCCGCCGCGGAGGTCGACTTGGCCAAGGCGATCGAAGCGGGACTCTATGCAGCCTACCTGCTTAAGGAGCGCACGGCACCCGAAGGTCTGAGTGATAAAGATCTCAAGCGACTGATCGAAGAGGGTGCTCGAGCGAAAGAGCAGTTCATCAAGGCCAACCTGCGACTTGTCGTATCCATAGCGCGGCGCTACGTACGCTCGGGTATGCCGATGCTGGATCTGATCCAGGAAGGCAACACCGGACTCGTGCGCGCGGTGGAGAAATTCGACTATGCCAGGGGCTATAAGTTTTCCACCTATGCCACCTGGTGGATCCGGCAAGCGATCAGCCGAGCGATCGCACAGCAAGAACGCACCGTACGTCTACCCGTGCATCTGGTAGAAGACGTCAACCGGATGCGCAATGTGACCCGACAACTCACTCGCGAGTTGGGCGGAGAACCCGATCCCGAACAGATCGCCAACGCACTCGGCGTGACCGTCGAGCGAGTCAACGAACTCATACGCTGGAGCCAAGACACCGTCTCTCTGGATACGCCCATCGGTGACGACGGGGATACGAACCTCGGGGACCTGGTGGCCGACTCCGACGAACCGGGACCGGAAGACCTCGTACTGGCCGGGCTGGAACGCCAGCGTATCGAAATGATGCTCAACCACCTGGACGAGCGTTCCGCCGGAATCGTGAAAGCCCGGTACGGCCTCGAAGACGGGCGGGAACACTCCCTGACCGAAGTGGCGCACCGCTTCCACCTATCCAGGGAACGCATCCGCCAACTGGAAATCCAGGCACTGGCCCGCCTGAAAGAGCTGGCAAACGATCAAATACTCGCCGAAGCCGCTTGA
- the rpsE gene encoding 30S ribosomal protein S5, which translates to MADEKQQGGKGDGKRRSRRDGGGRGGAEKSPHIERVVTINRVSKVVKGGRRFTFTALVVVGDGEGKVGVGYGKAKEVPSAIAKGVEEAKKSFFSVPRIAGSIPHPVQGEDAAGVVMLKPASAGTGVIAGGPVRAVLECAGIHDILTKSLGSSNAINIVHATVDALRQLESPESVAARRGMPLEDVAPAGLLRARAEASTQAVQA; encoded by the coding sequence ATGGCTGATGAGAAGCAACAAGGCGGTAAGGGAGACGGTAAGCGTCGTTCCCGCCGTGACGGCGGTGGCCGTGGTGGGGCGGAGAAGTCTCCGCACATCGAGCGCGTCGTCACCATCAACCGCGTATCCAAAGTCGTTAAGGGTGGCCGTCGGTTCACCTTCACCGCTCTCGTCGTCGTCGGCGACGGTGAAGGCAAGGTCGGTGTCGGTTACGGCAAGGCCAAAGAGGTGCCCTCCGCGATTGCCAAGGGTGTTGAAGAGGCCAAGAAGTCGTTCTTCAGCGTTCCCCGTATCGCGGGATCCATTCCGCACCCGGTCCAGGGTGAGGATGCCGCCGGCGTCGTCATGTTGAAGCCGGCCAGCGCCGGTACCGGTGTTATCGCCGGTGGACCCGTCCGCGCCGTGTTGGAGTGCGCCGGAATCCACGACATTCTGACGAAGTCGCTGGGTTCGTCGAACGCCATCAACATCGTGCACGCGACGGTTGACGCGCTGCGTCAGCTGGAGAGCCCGGAGTCGGTCGCCGCCCGTCGTGGCATGCCGCTCGAGGACGTCGCTCCCGCCGGCCTTCTGCGTGCGCGCGCTGAAGCCTCGACGCAGGCTGTACAGGCGTAA
- the map gene encoding type I methionyl aminopeptidase — protein sequence MFRRRQNIQIKSLEQIQKMRRAGLVVAAVHQAMRDTAGPGVTTGELDRIAEKVIRDGGGIPSFKGYDIGSGPYPASICASVNEQIVHAIPSDERVLRDGDVISIDVGAIVDGWHGDAAITLEIGEVTPEVHALNQACEASMWAGIRAAATAKRLGGISNAVERSVDSSGKYGIVEGFGGHGIGTEMHQDPHILNYGEPGDGPKLKPGMCLAIEPMITLGSPDTMELDDQWTIVAEDGSIAAHTEHTIALLEDGLWVLTAPDGGVDMLGDLVSAIAKRE from the coding sequence ATGTTCCGTCGTCGTCAGAATATTCAAATCAAAAGCCTCGAGCAGATTCAGAAAATGCGTCGCGCCGGTCTGGTGGTGGCGGCGGTGCACCAGGCCATGCGGGATACGGCTGGACCCGGTGTGACGACCGGTGAGCTGGATCGTATTGCCGAGAAGGTGATTCGTGACGGCGGTGGGATTCCCTCATTCAAGGGCTACGACATCGGTTCGGGCCCCTATCCGGCCTCGATCTGTGCGTCGGTGAATGAGCAGATTGTTCACGCCATCCCAAGTGACGAGCGGGTTCTGCGTGATGGTGATGTGATTTCCATCGATGTCGGCGCGATCGTGGACGGCTGGCACGGGGACGCGGCCATCACCCTTGAAATCGGCGAGGTCACTCCTGAGGTCCACGCTCTCAACCAGGCGTGTGAGGCCTCCATGTGGGCCGGTATCCGAGCTGCCGCGACGGCAAAGCGCCTGGGCGGTATTTCGAACGCCGTTGAGCGTTCGGTCGACAGTTCGGGGAAGTACGGCATTGTCGAAGGTTTCGGTGGACACGGTATCGGGACCGAGATGCATCAGGACCCGCATATCCTCAATTACGGTGAACCGGGAGACGGCCCCAAACTCAAGCCTGGCATGTGCCTGGCGATCGAACCCATGATCACTCTTGGTTCTCCCGACACGATGGAACTGGACGACCAGTGGACCATCGTCGCTGAGGATGGATCGATCGCTGCCCACACCGAACACACCATTGCCCTGTTGGAGGACGGGTTGTGGGTTCTGACCGCTCCTGACGGCGGGGTGGACATGCTGGGAGACCTGGTATCCGCCATCGCCAAGCGCGAATAG
- a CDS encoding adenylate kinase: MRLVLVGPPGAGKGTQAGMIAEKLNVPAIATGDIFRANVAGETELGLEAKRYMDAGDLVPDEVTNKMVADRLNEADAQEGFLLDGYPRNTGQAQFLDETLGSHGIDVALELRVPDEEVVRRLSGRRTSTVTGKVYHVEFNPPPEDEREHVKQRDDDHPEAIQNRLKVFHDQTAPILDYYSQQGKLQGVDAVGELDSVTKRIMKALKLD, encoded by the coding sequence GTGCGATTGGTATTGGTAGGTCCCCCCGGGGCCGGTAAAGGTACCCAGGCCGGCATGATCGCCGAAAAGCTCAACGTCCCCGCCATCGCGACCGGCGACATCTTCCGCGCCAACGTGGCCGGGGAAACCGAACTGGGCCTCGAGGCAAAGCGGTACATGGACGCGGGCGACCTGGTTCCGGACGAGGTCACCAATAAGATGGTCGCCGACCGTCTGAACGAGGCCGACGCACAGGAGGGCTTCCTTCTCGACGGCTACCCGCGTAACACCGGCCAGGCGCAGTTCCTCGACGAGACCCTGGGAAGCCACGGCATCGACGTCGCTCTGGAACTGCGTGTGCCGGACGAAGAGGTCGTTCGTCGGCTCTCGGGGCGTCGCACCTCGACCGTCACCGGCAAGGTCTATCACGTGGAATTCAATCCTCCGCCGGAAGACGAGCGTGAGCACGTGAAGCAGCGTGACGACGACCATCCTGAGGCGATTCAAAATCGTCTAAAGGTCTTCCACGACCAGACCGCCCCCATTCTCGACTACTACTCCCAGCAAGGAAAGTTGCAGGGCGTCGACGCGGTCGGGGAACTGGATTCGGTAACCAAACGTATTATGAAGGCTTTGAAACTCGATTAG
- the rplO gene encoding 50S ribosomal protein L15, translated as MGIRIHDLRPAPGAKTTKPRVGRGEASKGKTAGRGTKGTRARKTVPAGFEGGQMPLQMRLPKLKGFKPHNKVVFQVVNLDRLVELFPEGGQVGPEELIEKGVLNRKERIKVLGQGDLEGVKFDLKAHAFSGSANDKITAAGGTCEVVAR; from the coding sequence ATGGGTATTCGCATTCACGACCTCCGTCCGGCACCCGGCGCCAAGACCACCAAGCCTCGCGTTGGGCGCGGTGAAGCCTCGAAGGGTAAGACGGCCGGCCGCGGTACGAAGGGTACGAGGGCTCGCAAGACCGTACCGGCAGGTTTTGAGGGTGGCCAGATGCCGCTCCAGATGCGCCTGCCGAAGCTCAAGGGCTTCAAGCCCCACAACAAGGTCGTTTTCCAGGTTGTGAACCTGGACCGCCTAGTGGAACTGTTCCCTGAAGGCGGTCAGGTTGGTCCTGAGGAACTCATCGAAAAGGGAGTCTTGAACCGTAAAGAACGCATTAAGGTTCTCGGTCAAGGCGACCTGGAGGGTGTCAAGTTCGACCTCAAGGCTCACGCCTTCAGTGGTTCGGCCAATGACAAGATCACCGCCGCCGGCGGTACTTGTGAGGTCGTCGCCCGTTAA
- a CDS encoding DUF1707 SHOCT-like domain-containing protein, with translation MSTDPGKYRISDREREQAVELLNSATTEGRLTIGEFDTRSAQVYEAQTRAELDLIFDDLPVELPGAQGVVHANDHRPLEGSYVEKRDGKVTRDGEVVADQDDTKSLSFIEALHPFLWVGSITTSVWLATWVVSGSMSAFWPAFPMAVLLAVGVVRYITGTGNCDE, from the coding sequence ATGTCTACCGACCCCGGCAAGTATCGTATTTCCGATCGTGAACGTGAGCAAGCCGTTGAACTGCTGAACTCGGCCACTACTGAAGGGCGACTGACGATCGGGGAGTTCGACACCCGCTCAGCCCAGGTCTATGAAGCCCAGACCCGAGCGGAATTGGACTTGATATTCGATGACCTTCCCGTTGAGCTGCCTGGCGCACAAGGCGTGGTTCACGCCAATGACCATCGCCCGCTTGAAGGGTCATACGTGGAAAAGCGTGATGGCAAGGTCACGCGTGACGGTGAAGTAGTGGCCGACCAGGATGATACGAAGTCGTTGTCATTCATTGAGGCACTTCATCCGTTCTTGTGGGTCGGTTCCATCACTACATCCGTATGGTTGGCTACCTGGGTCGTCTCCGGCTCGATGAGCGCGTTCTGGCCGGCGTTTCCCATGGCGGTTCTCCTTGCCGTAGGGGTAGTGCGATATATAACGGGTACCGGGAATTGCGATGAATAG